Proteins co-encoded in one Astatotilapia calliptera chromosome 18, fAstCal1.2, whole genome shotgun sequence genomic window:
- the LOC113010414 gene encoding uncharacterized protein K02A2.6-like: MATTLGSVAPFDSELQSWEEYCEILDYFFVANDIKEEEKKRAVLLSCVGAQTYALIRNLLSPVKPGDRSYAELVGLLNNHFHPKPSEIMQRWKFNTRNRRPEESVGDYVAELRKLAQDCNFGDSLTVMLRDRLVCGISDDRIQRRLLAEDSLTFEKALKFAQAMEAANRDIVDLKSMTEQSRFTKGLGAVNKMEDGGSTSQQVVRKCYRCGGLNHVAKDCRFVSEKCHNCGKVGHIKRVCRMKMEQKGGRGRQGKQAHFLEEENVESEEEGAEMHHIKASVTMYNVHEEISIPREEPIRQKLKVNGQNVTFEVDTGCGYTIMSKESFKKLFEGSKAPKVSKCGIKLRTYGGHKVPVWGAAQVQVEFRDSKKTLDVVVVEGAGTSLMGRGWIKALQLDWQPVHKIEGGEDALQRILARHETVFKDELGTLKGFAAKIHVAKDAKPCFYKPRSVPFAMKKKVEQELERLLEEKIIQPVKFSEWAAPIVPILKPDSSARICGDYKLTVNKVSPVEQYPIPRMEDMIAGLAGGEKYTKLDMSHAYQQVVLDEESRKYVTVNTHKGLFTYTRLPFGVSSSPAIFQRTMESVLQGLTNVAVYLDDIILTGKNDKEHLQTLEGVLQRLEEAGLRLKRSKCQFMEKEVTFLGHRVDKTGLHPVPAKVKAVQEAPPPKSVTELKAYLGLLNFYNKFLPNLSTLLAPLHKLLRKGEPWCWGPAQEKVFGKSKELLQSSSVLVHYDEQKDLILSCDASPYGVGAVLAHRMPDGQEKPIGFASRTLNAAEKNYSQLDKEGLAVIFGVQYFHKYLYGRKFMIITDHKPLISLFHELKAVPQMASQRIMRWAVLLRAYEYVIKYREGKNNSNADGLSRLPLPENLPKEVAAEDQVLMVDQDQEGVMTSEQLQRWTTKDPILSRVREYAMRGWPTTQHPNFQPYRQRQQELSVQDGCVLWGARVVIPEQGRRPLLEQLHQSHPGMSRMKGLARSYMWWPHMENDIEDKVRSCSTCQEHRHRPQEAPLHPWEWPEKPWRRIHIDYAGPFLGKMFLVIVDAHSKWLDVYTVPSATAAATIDCLRNCFSTHGLPEMVVSDNAQCFVSAQTKEFMAKNGITHVTSAPYHPASNGLAERAVQTFKELMKKSTGDTLATKLNRALFSYRITPQSTTGKSPAELMMGRKLRCTLDLIHPDLKQKVTAKQDSQRRYHDRHAKERMFVIGDTVYTRNYGRGPKWIPGLIQEMTGPVSYLVMLGNGTVVRRHVDQLFARLEPYLAAGMPEGHPGEPPKAAPNISAETGDEDERHIEVQVTPVVKPHMESSDSLESPATGLRRSQRTKRKPEHLRDFVP; the protein is encoded by the coding sequence ATGGCTACCACTTTGGGCTCGGTGGCACCGTTCGACAGCGAGCTGCAATCCTGGGAGGAATATTGTGAGATTTTGGATTACTTCTTTGTGGCGAATGATattaaggaggaggagaagaagcgaGCGGTACTGTTGAGTTGCGTGGGCGCACAGACCTATGCCCTGATTAGGAACCTACTCAGTCCGGTCAAGCCAGGGGATCGTTCTTATGCTGAGTTGGTGGGATTGTTGAACAATCATTTTCACCCTAAGCCGAGTGAAATTATGCAGCGGTGGAAGTTTAACACACGGAATAGAAGGCCGGAGGAAAGTGTGGGCGATTATGTAGCGGAGCTGAGGAAGCTCGCACAGGACTGTAACTTTGGTGACTCCCTGACGGTGATGCTGCGGGATCGTTTAGTATGTGGAATAAGCGACGACAGAATACAGCGCAGATTGTTAGCAGAGGATTCGCTAACATTTGAAAAGGCGCTGAAGTTTGCTCAAGCAATGGAGGCTGCTAACAGAGACATTGTGGATTTGAAGAGCATGACAGAACAGTCGCGATTCACTAAAGGATTAGGAGCCGTGAACAAGATGGAGGACGGCGGCTCGACGTCACAACAGGTTGTCAGGAAGTGCTACAGATGTGGAGGACTAAATCATGTGGCCAAGGACTGcaggtttgtttcagaaaaatgcCACAACTGTGGAAAGGTGGGACACATAAAAAGGGTTTGCCGAatgaaaatggaacaaaaaggAGGGCGTGGCAGACAAGGTAAACAAGCCCATTTCTTGGAAGAGGAGAATGTGGAGAGTGAGGAAGAAGGAGCTGAAATGCACCACATAAAGGCAAGTGTGACTATGTATAATGTGCATGAGGAGATTAGCATCCCAAGGGAAGAACCCATCAGACAGAAGCTAAAAGTAAATGGACAGAATGTGACATTTGAAGTAGACACAGGCTGTGGTTACACTATCATGTCGAAggagtcatttaaaaaactttttgaaggcagTAAGGCGCCCAAAGTAAGCAAGTGTGGAATCAAACTGAGAACGTATGGAGGCCACAAGGTACCTGTGTGGGGAGCAGCCCAAGTGCAGGTGGAATTCAGAGACAGTAAGAAAACACTGGATGTGGTGGTGGTTGAAGGGGCTGGAACTAGTTTGATGGGTCGGGGATGGATTAAGGCCCTCCAattagactggcaacctgtacATAAGATCGAAGGCGGAGAGGATGCCTTACAGCGGATACTGGCCAGACATGAAACAGTGTTTAAGGATGAGTTGGGAACGCTGAAGGGGTTTGCGGCAAAGATACATGTAGCTAAGGATGCTAAACCGTGCTTCTATAAGCCCCGATCAGTTCCGTTTGCtatgaaaaagaaagtggaGCAGGAACTGGAGAGACTGTTGGAGGAGAAAATCATCCAACCAGTGAAATTCTCAGAGTGGGCCGCACCCATTGTACCCATACTAAAGCCAGACTCCAGCGCCAGAATTTGTGGTGACTACAAACTGACTGTTAACAAGGTGTCGCCTGTAGAACAATACCCCATTCCACGAATGGAGGACATGATAGCGGGGCTGGCGGGAGGAGAAAAATACACCAAGTTAGATATGAGTCACGCATATCAACAGGTTGTACTTGATGAGGAATCTAGAAAGTATGTCACAGTGAACACACACAAGGGTTTGTTTACATACACCAGGTTGCCATTTGGTGTGAGTTCAAGTCCTGCCATTTTTCAGCGCACCATGGAGAGTGTGTTGCAAGGTCTGACCAATGTCGCAGTGTATCTGGATGACATCATCCTGACGGGAAAGAATGACAAAGAACATCTTCAAACACTGGAGGGAGTGCTGCAGCGCTTGGAGGAGGCGGGCCTGCGCTTAAAAAGGAGCAAATGTCAATTCATGGAGAAGGAAGTGACATTTTTAGGACATCGGGTGGATAAGACCGGTTTACATCCAGTGCCGGCAAAAGTGAAAGCAGTGCAGGAGGCGCCACCCCCAAAATCAGTGACAGAGCTCAAAGCTTATTTGGGGTTGTTGAACTTCTATAATAAGTTCTTGCCAAACTTGTCCACACTGTTGGCCCCTCTGCACAAGCTTCTGAGAAAGGGGGAACCATGGTGTTGGGGACCAGCACAGGAGAAGGTTTTCGGCAAATCAAAGGAACTGTTGCAGTCAAGCAGTGTATTGGTACACTATGATGAGCAAAAGGATTTAATTCTTTCTTGCGATGCGTCCCCCTATGGAGTGGGAGCAGTACTAGCTCACCGCATGCCAGATGGTCAGGAAAAACCCATTGGGTTTGCATCGCGTACCCTGAATGCAGCAGAAAAGAACTACTCACAGCTGGATAAAGAAGGATTGGCTGTGATATTTGGTGTACAGTATTTTCATAAGTACCTGTACGGCAGGAAGTTCATGATTATCACGGATCATAAGCCATTGATAAGTTTGTTCCATGAGTTGAAGGCCGTCCCTCAGATGGCGTCACAGAGGATCATGCGATGGGCAGTGTTATTAAGAGCCTATGAGTATGTCATTAAATACAGAGAAGGCAAAAATAACAGTAATGCTGATGGTCTGAGTCGTCTCCCTCTTCCAGAGAACCTCCCTAAAGAGGTGGCAGCTGAGGACCAAGTGTTGATGGTAGATCAGGACCAGGAGGGCGTGATGACATCTGAGCAGCTGCAAAGATGGACAACCAAAGATCCCATACTCTCCAGAGTGCGTGAGTATGCTATGAGAGGATGGCCCACTACGCAGCATCCTAATTTTCAGCCCTACAGACAGAGACAACAGGAGCTGAGTGTGCAGGATGGGTGTGTGCTGTGGGGGGCGAGGGTGGTGATACCAGAACAAGGTCGACGCCCCCTTTTGGAACAGCTACATCAGTCACACCCAGGAATGAGCCGCATGAAGGGCCTGGCCAGAAGCTACATGTGGTGGCCGCATATGGAGAATGACATTGAAGACAAGGTGAGGTCCTGCAGTACATGTCAAGAACATAGACACAGGCCACAAGAGGCACCGCTACACCCCTGGGAGTGGCCAGAAAAGCCCTGGAGAAGGATACATATCGATTATGCGGGCCCGTTTTTGGGTAAAATGTTCTTAGTAATAGTGGACGCCCACTCCAAATGGTTAGATGTGTATACAGTTCCATCCGCTACAGCAGCTGCAACCATAGACTGCCTGAGAAATTGTTTCAGCACGCACGGCCTTCCTGAGATGGTGGTCTCAGATAATGCCCAGTGTTTTGTAAGTGCACAAACTAAAGAGTTCATGGCAAAGAACGGAATCACTCACGTCACCTCCGCTCCATATCACCCAGCATCCAATGggttagcagaaagagcagtgCAAACGTTCAAAGAACTCATGAAAAAGAGTACTGGAGACACTCTGGCAACCAAGTTAAACAGGGCTCTGTTTAGTTACAGAATCACACCACAGTCCACAACAGGGAAGTCTCCCGCTGAGTTGATGATGGGCCGGAAGTTGAGGTGTACTCTTGATCTCATACACCCTGACTTGAAACAAAAAGTGACAGCAAAACAAGATAGCCAAAGACGGTATCATGATAGACATGCCAAGGAACGCATGTTTGTTATTGGAGACACAGTATATACCAGAAACTATGGCAGAGGACCCAAATGGATACCAGGACTTATACAGGAGATGACGGGGCCTGTTTCCTACTTGGTGATGCTGGGCAATGGGACAGTGGTGAGGCGTCACGTCGATCAGCTGTTTGCCCGCCTGGAGCCGTACCTGGCAGCAGGAATGCCTGAAGGCCACCCAGGCGAGCCCCCAAAGGCAGCCCCAAACATCAGCGCTGAGACAGGAGACGAGGATGAGAGACACATAGAGGTGCAAGTTACACCAGTGGTGAAGCCACATATGGAGAGTAGTGATTCGCTGGAATCACCTGCCACTGGGTTACGGCGATCGCAAAGGACCAAGAGAAAGCCGGAGCACCTGAGAGACTTTGTGCCGTGA